In the Leptospira selangorensis genome, one interval contains:
- a CDS encoding SRPBCC domain-containing protein, with the protein MERKTKIDAEDGKQELLITREFDLPVDLLFKAHIEPEIVEEWMGTKVLKLEASKHGSWQYVTTDPLGNKHGFNGVIHEFVPDQKIIRTFEMENSTFPPQLEFLEFDSLGEEKSKLTMHIIFKSVSHRDQLLKLPFAQGINMAHNRLQEIVIKLK; encoded by the coding sequence ATGGAAAGAAAAACCAAAATTGATGCAGAAGACGGCAAACAAGAATTGCTGATCACAAGAGAATTTGATCTTCCTGTGGATCTACTTTTTAAGGCGCATATTGAACCGGAGATCGTAGAAGAATGGATGGGGACAAAAGTTTTGAAATTAGAAGCAAGTAAGCATGGAAGCTGGCAATATGTAACCACAGATCCTCTTGGAAACAAACACGGATTTAATGGCGTTATCCATGAATTTGTTCCGGACCAAAAGATTATTCGTACTTTTGAAATGGAAAATTCGACTTTTCCACCCCAGCTTGAATTTTTAGAATTCGACTCATTGGGCGAAGAGAAAAGTAAACTTACTATGCACATAATATTCAAGTCTGTCTCACATAGAGACCAGCTATTAAAGTTACCTTTCGCACAAGGTATCAATATGGCTCATAACAGATTACAAGAAATCGTAATTAAATTAAAATAG
- a CDS encoding ArsR/SmtB family transcription factor: MNLRRDVFQAIADPTRRAILLLVASQAMTAGAIASNFDTARPTVSKHLQILTECELLKQEQNGREIYYQLNPNKMKEIADFIEPFRNMWDDRFNKLESVMKKYKSRK; the protein is encoded by the coding sequence ATGAATCTAAGAAGGGACGTTTTTCAGGCAATCGCAGACCCTACTAGACGGGCAATACTCCTGTTAGTGGCCTCTCAGGCAATGACTGCAGGAGCTATCGCTTCTAATTTTGATACTGCCAGGCCTACTGTTTCCAAACATTTACAGATACTTACAGAGTGCGAATTGCTGAAACAAGAGCAAAACGGTAGGGAAATTTATTACCAATTGAATCCGAATAAGATGAAAGAAATTGCCGACTTTATAGAACCATTCCGTAACATGTGGGACGATCGCTTCAATAAGCTTGAATCCGTAATGAAAAAATACAAATCAAGAAAATAG
- a CDS encoding replication-associated recombination protein A, translated as MGSLFERAPLPHKIRPSSFAQVIGQEKAKLQLQKYKEPVSILLYGPPGTGKSTIARILGNTWKLPFVEYNAVTTGVADIKKLLERSEKEGSILLFLDEIHRFSSSQQDSLLKGVETGGIVLIGATTENPSFRITRPLLSRCQVLRLEPLGENDLLEILSRGIESLDPKPNITKEASSLLVRYSGGDARKLLSNLEGLVLSRDSGASIEASDIETFLESRVIEYDQSGESHYDVISAFIKSVRGSDPDAALFYLAMMLEGGEDPLFIARRLIILASEDIGNASVHGLPLAVAGLHALETIGMPEGRIVLGQVTTFLASCPKSNASYLGIGSALSFVKERGPSLKIPNRLRNAPTSTHKKEGAGQGYKYPHDFGGFVPFSYFPDDLSDNPPQFYKPTKNGMEGKIREHLASIWKKISGKNYE; from the coding sequence TTGGGCAGTCTATTTGAGAGAGCTCCTCTTCCTCATAAGATCAGGCCTAGTTCTTTTGCTCAGGTCATAGGACAGGAAAAGGCAAAACTTCAATTACAAAAATATAAAGAACCGGTAAGCATTCTGTTGTACGGACCTCCCGGCACAGGAAAATCCACAATCGCCAGGATCTTAGGAAATACCTGGAAACTACCTTTTGTAGAATACAACGCAGTCACCACAGGCGTTGCAGATATCAAAAAACTATTAGAAAGATCCGAGAAAGAAGGGAGTATTCTTCTATTTTTAGATGAGATACATCGTTTCAGTTCTTCTCAACAAGATAGTTTATTAAAAGGAGTGGAGACAGGAGGGATTGTTCTAATAGGAGCAACTACCGAAAATCCATCCTTTCGAATTACAAGGCCATTATTATCCAGATGCCAGGTACTCAGACTTGAACCATTGGGAGAGAACGATCTTTTGGAAATACTTTCCAGAGGAATAGAATCTTTAGATCCAAAACCTAATATTACAAAAGAAGCAAGTTCATTGCTCGTCCGTTATTCGGGAGGAGATGCAAGAAAACTTCTCTCTAATTTAGAAGGACTCGTTCTTTCCAGAGATTCCGGAGCTTCCATAGAGGCCTCCGATATAGAAACATTCTTAGAAAGTAGAGTAATCGAATACGACCAAAGCGGAGAAAGCCATTATGATGTGATCTCCGCATTCATCAAGTCGGTGAGAGGAAGTGATCCTGACGCGGCATTATTCTATTTAGCGATGATGTTAGAAGGAGGAGAAGACCCGCTCTTCATCGCAAGGCGACTTATCATCCTGGCCTCTGAAGATATTGGAAATGCTTCCGTTCATGGTTTACCTTTGGCGGTCGCCGGACTGCATGCATTAGAAACGATCGGAATGCCCGAGGGAAGGATCGTTTTAGGGCAGGTCACTACATTCTTAGCTTCTTGTCCCAAGTCCAACGCGTCTTATTTGGGAATAGGTTCCGCACTTTCTTTCGTAAAAGAAAGGGGACCAAGTTTAAAGATCCCAAACCGACTTAGAAATGCTCCTACTTCTACTCATAAAAAAGAAGGAGCAGGTCAGGGTTACAAGTATCCTCATGATTTCGGCGGGTTTGTGCCATTCTCCTATTTTCCGGACGATCTTTCGGACAATCCTCCTCAATTCTATAAGCCAACCAAAAACGGAATGGAAGGAAAGATCAGAGAACATCTGGCCTCCATTTGGAAAAAGATCTCCGGCAAAAATTACGAGTAA
- a CDS encoding YqaA family protein, whose protein sequence is MKTESQELKNSTENVISTLVRQTLIASVILLLVVLVLARFFNERVTQVAGLFLDYTGVWGVGLSIFIADSVHVFFPPDTFLILAVAAKMPDFWVIFFASVGSLLAGGCSYSQGRFLLPKLTVFSKFIRNHEEKLEVYVKRFGFWAVVLAALTPLPYSWTSVAAGVMKMRLDLFFAAALFRIPRFILYYYLIKGGWIGI, encoded by the coding sequence TTGAAAACGGAATCCCAAGAACTTAAAAACTCCACTGAAAATGTAATCTCCACCTTGGTCAGACAAACATTGATCGCAAGCGTGATCTTGTTATTGGTAGTACTTGTTCTCGCAAGATTTTTTAATGAAAGGGTGACTCAGGTTGCCGGGCTCTTTTTGGATTACACTGGAGTATGGGGAGTGGGACTTTCCATATTCATTGCGGACTCAGTACATGTATTTTTTCCGCCAGATACATTTTTGATCCTGGCAGTAGCGGCAAAGATGCCTGATTTCTGGGTAATCTTTTTTGCTTCTGTAGGGTCTTTACTTGCGGGAGGATGTTCTTATTCCCAAGGAAGATTCCTTCTTCCTAAGTTAACAGTCTTTTCCAAGTTCATTCGAAACCATGAAGAAAAGTTAGAAGTATACGTAAAAAGATTCGGCTTCTGGGCGGTGGTTCTTGCGGCTCTCACTCCATTGCCATACTCTTGGACTTCGGTGGCGGCTGGTGTAATGAAGATGAGGCTTGATCTTTTTTTTGCAGCGGCACTTTTTAGGATCCCACGTTTTATTCTTTATTACTATCTAATAAAGGGCGGATGGATCGGGATCTGA
- the mutL gene encoding DNA mismatch repair endonuclease MutL: MGRIQELSPELINQIAAGEVIESAHSVLKEMMENSVDAGADTIEVESRDGGLTSLLLSDNGSGIEEEDIPLAIQRHATSKIRTLKDLELVSSYGFRGEALASIASVSKLTIETGTGQPTAWKVRAEKGQILSKESIPGFQGTKILVEDLFYNTPVRRKFLKSVRSEDKKIRDKVTVQALAREDIRFRFVQDHKEIYRLPPKDKRERIIDLFGENFRDHLLEVQLERKGWRAKGYISDPDFYKSNRTGQFIFVNGRPVEIKYSSHLLKKCYDELLPPNAHPYCFLFFEVDPESIDVNVHPAKKEIRFLDEEGFNTFFLQLIQKELRSSTPVSFLELKNRLLRPEPKKMESTLYSFSGNSSPGMEQQLLGGALYEEVKHSPSFPVEAVGPGSRLDDLTDIPIKHSEFIPKKHFGLLFETFILAEGEDGFYIIDQHTAHERIRYEEVLRKLKKKNYGIQPLLTPVRIPVSKQEAEDIKDRLGEYQEVGLKLDSLGEDTMVLREVPGYFLPGHEKEIVLDFLNRTGGKEVPEPELYDLMAKCVACRSAVKKGDQLSDHLIAEMLNRLSYCENPSRCPHGRPTLVKLTREDLERMFHRR; the protein is encoded by the coding sequence ATGGGAAGGATCCAAGAACTCAGTCCGGAATTAATCAACCAAATCGCCGCCGGGGAAGTGATAGAATCTGCTCACTCAGTCCTCAAAGAAATGATGGAGAACTCAGTGGATGCAGGCGCAGACACGATCGAAGTGGAATCCAGAGACGGAGGTTTGACCTCACTTCTTCTTTCGGATAATGGATCTGGAATAGAAGAAGAGGATATCCCTCTTGCGATCCAAAGACATGCCACAAGTAAGATCCGTACATTAAAAGATCTTGAATTAGTTTCTTCTTATGGATTTAGGGGAGAAGCATTGGCATCCATCGCCTCCGTTTCCAAACTCACGATTGAAACAGGAACAGGACAACCTACTGCATGGAAGGTGAGGGCGGAAAAAGGACAAATCCTTTCCAAAGAATCTATCCCTGGTTTTCAAGGGACTAAGATCCTGGTTGAGGATCTATTTTATAATACTCCGGTCAGAAGGAAATTTTTAAAATCGGTTCGTTCAGAAGATAAGAAGATCCGTGACAAGGTAACCGTCCAGGCTCTCGCAAGAGAAGATATCCGATTTAGATTCGTTCAGGATCATAAAGAGATATATAGACTTCCCCCTAAAGATAAAAGAGAAAGGATCATAGACCTATTCGGAGAAAATTTCAGGGACCATTTGTTGGAGGTCCAACTGGAAAGAAAAGGTTGGAGGGCGAAAGGTTATATCAGCGATCCTGATTTTTATAAATCGAATCGAACAGGCCAGTTCATATTCGTGAATGGAAGACCGGTTGAGATCAAATATTCCTCTCATTTATTAAAAAAATGTTATGATGAACTTCTTCCTCCAAACGCTCATCCGTACTGCTTTTTGTTTTTTGAAGTAGATCCGGAATCCATAGATGTAAACGTTCATCCTGCTAAAAAAGAGATCCGTTTCTTGGATGAGGAAGGATTTAATACATTCTTCTTGCAATTGATCCAAAAAGAACTTAGATCCAGCACACCGGTCAGCTTTTTAGAATTAAAAAACAGGCTTTTAAGACCTGAACCTAAAAAGATGGAATCCACATTATATTCATTTTCCGGTAATTCTTCTCCAGGAATGGAACAACAACTTTTAGGAGGAGCACTTTATGAAGAAGTGAAACATTCTCCTTCTTTTCCTGTAGAAGCAGTCGGTCCCGGCTCCAGATTGGATGATCTAACGGATATACCGATCAAACATTCAGAGTTTATTCCTAAAAAACATTTCGGACTCTTATTCGAAACGTTTATCTTGGCAGAAGGAGAAGATGGTTTTTATATCATAGACCAACACACTGCCCACGAAAGGATCCGTTACGAAGAAGTATTAAGAAAACTGAAAAAGAAAAATTACGGCATTCAACCTCTTCTCACTCCTGTCCGTATTCCCGTATCTAAACAAGAAGCGGAAGATATCAAAGATAGACTTGGTGAATACCAAGAAGTCGGTTTAAAATTAGATTCACTCGGAGAAGACACAATGGTCCTTCGAGAAGTTCCAGGTTACTTTTTGCCGGGACATGAAAAAGAGATCGTTCTTGATTTTTTAAATCGAACCGGAGGCAAAGAAGTTCCCGAGCCTGAGTTATACGATCTTATGGCAAAATGTGTGGCTTGTAGATCTGCAGTTAAAAAAGGGGATCAACTTTCGGACCATCTAATCGCAGAGATGCTGAACCGTTTGAGTTATTGTGAGAATCCATCCCGTTGTCCTCACGGAAGACCCACCTTGGTTAAATTAACCAGAGAAGATCTGGAAAGAATGTTTCATCGCAGGTAA
- a CDS encoding sensor histidine kinase: MGILSKKDPLFLLAAFLFFAYCTPSPKKALLENGVIDWEKSVHQGKCFRMTGDWKFAWLGAAPDTSLPKEPEKFSLNVVPGSWTKHDWPGSDEGEFPKYGKALYRVDLVSSTPVENLHLVSYDQGTNYRILFNGKVINEVGKVGDPTEDGLELKTSYSILPVWQGTAHLDFEISNYQYRKGGLWKPPILGTAECVSRYYMDRRDLEGILCGGLFFLGLFHIFVSAFYKKDPSAFILGLLSITVGLRLYSTGVRLFPEHFLVGPEIYLRTEFITWFMGMPLAFHFLLVVFPSGFGKNFLKLSYIFAGIFTLITLFTGPAIYSYLINPSYILFVFNGACSLVVLAKAVSQKMVGAYIYLTGFIFLLFFMISEILFHAELLDSWELSGIGVGIFVLGNSLSLSSKMLSGFREREKVQEILNTNLEELVRKRTRELEFARDEAEAANKAKSEFLINVDHEVRTPMNGIMGITQMLLDSDLKPEHQEMLELLKRSGDAMMVILGSMLDASSLEKGTLYLLNKRFSLKASVYEAAMRVEDKIRRKNLDFSVTLSDNLPEIVEGDEERFKTMLLVLLENAEKFTVKGFVKLSGEKIQDTNLDYRLRFRVQDSGIGIPEDKLSSIFNPFQQVDSGVTKPFQGAGLGLALCKALAQKMDGDISVQSVPGKGSEFILEIALSKPEIQS; this comes from the coding sequence ATGGGAATTTTGTCCAAAAAGGATCCGCTCTTTCTTTTGGCGGCATTCTTATTTTTCGCATACTGTACACCTTCTCCTAAAAAAGCTTTATTAGAGAATGGTGTTATAGATTGGGAGAAGTCCGTCCACCAGGGAAAATGTTTCCGAATGACGGGAGATTGGAAGTTTGCCTGGTTGGGTGCCGCTCCAGATACAAGTCTTCCCAAAGAGCCTGAAAAATTTTCCTTAAACGTTGTCCCTGGTAGCTGGACTAAACATGATTGGCCAGGTTCGGACGAGGGAGAATTTCCTAAATACGGAAAAGCATTGTATAGAGTGGACTTGGTCTCTTCTACTCCTGTAGAAAATTTACATTTGGTTTCTTATGACCAAGGAACAAATTATAGAATACTGTTTAACGGAAAAGTAATCAATGAAGTTGGGAAAGTAGGAGATCCGACCGAGGATGGTCTGGAACTTAAGACCAGCTATTCTATCCTTCCGGTATGGCAGGGAACAGCGCATCTTGATTTTGAAATTTCAAATTACCAATATAGAAAGGGAGGGCTTTGGAAACCTCCGATCTTAGGCACTGCAGAATGTGTAAGTCGCTATTATATGGACAGAAGGGACTTGGAAGGAATACTCTGCGGAGGACTTTTCTTTTTAGGTTTATTCCATATATTCGTATCTGCTTTTTATAAAAAAGATCCTTCCGCATTCATTCTGGGACTTCTTTCCATAACGGTTGGGCTAAGATTATATTCCACCGGAGTTAGATTATTTCCGGAACATTTTTTAGTGGGGCCAGAGATTTATCTAAGAACCGAATTTATCACCTGGTTTATGGGAATGCCTTTGGCCTTCCATTTTTTATTGGTAGTATTCCCTTCCGGCTTCGGTAAAAATTTTCTGAAACTCAGTTATATTTTCGCAGGAATTTTTACGCTAATCACTTTGTTTACAGGACCTGCGATCTATTCTTATCTGATCAATCCTTCATATATATTATTCGTGTTTAACGGAGCTTGTTCTCTTGTTGTTTTAGCAAAAGCGGTTTCTCAGAAAATGGTGGGGGCTTATATCTATCTCACCGGTTTTATTTTCCTTCTATTCTTTATGATAAGTGAGATATTATTTCATGCAGAACTTTTAGATTCATGGGAGTTGAGTGGGATAGGAGTAGGAATATTCGTACTCGGAAATTCTCTTTCTTTGTCTAGCAAAATGTTAAGTGGATTCAGAGAAAGAGAGAAGGTCCAAGAAATTCTGAATACCAATCTGGAAGAATTAGTCAGAAAGAGAACTAGGGAATTAGAATTTGCAAGAGACGAAGCAGAGGCTGCCAATAAAGCAAAAAGTGAATTTTTGATCAACGTAGACCATGAAGTCCGGACTCCTATGAACGGGATCATGGGGATCACTCAGATGTTATTGGATTCCGATCTCAAACCGGAACACCAAGAGATGTTGGAGTTACTTAAAAGAAGCGGGGATGCTATGATGGTCATCCTTGGTTCTATGTTGGATGCATCCAGTTTGGAAAAAGGTACATTATACCTTTTGAATAAACGTTTTAGCCTTAAAGCTTCTGTTTATGAAGCTGCGATGAGGGTCGAAGATAAGATCCGTAGAAAGAATTTGGACTTTAGTGTAACACTTTCAGATAACCTTCCTGAGATTGTGGAGGGTGATGAAGAAAGATTTAAAACTATGCTTTTGGTCCTTTTGGAAAATGCGGAGAAGTTCACCGTAAAAGGATTCGTCAAACTTTCCGGAGAAAAGATCCAAGACACCAATCTGGATTATAGGCTTAGATTTAGGGTCCAAGACTCTGGCATAGGAATCCCGGAAGATAAACTCAGTTCTATATTCAATCCGTTCCAACAAGTGGATTCCGGTGTTACTAAACCATTCCAAGGAGCAGGGCTCGGGCTTGCACTTTGTAAGGCTCTCGCCCAAAAGATGGATGGGGATATTTCCGTCCAAAGTGTGCCCGGCAAAGGTTCCGAATTTATACTAGAAATTGCTCTATCTAAACCGGAAATCCAATCTTGA
- a CDS encoding chloride channel protein, with product MDRIQTLLKNPIFILSKKNPFMLSRWSILYVLLGLFAGVFSAVFWKILEYLTKLLAGFQGHYIILIMTLSGLGIGLLIYFLGEPGEISLVIDNIRFRGGKLDPKNNPSMSLSSLLSISSGGSAGPEAPLVQITGSFGSWFAEKIGLEGEELRSMTIAGMAAGFTSLFGSPLGGALFALEILQHRHVVEYYEALLPAFLSSCSAYFVFLFMTDMGIGPTWEFPQYIPGGIEDFQYAIGFGMAGAIVGWIFYGIFRITKFSFSKITLPIFVKTTIGGLLLGCIAYYEPLTRYFGHDQLNEIVVTKGNWIFFGTLALLKILAINITVSSGWRGGIIIPLFFVGAVAGRFFMDFFPSENESFLLICLMASVNASVTKTPISTTILLTGLTGVSNFTPVLFASLSGYFLSPKAPFISSQADSV from the coding sequence ATGGATCGGATCCAAACTCTTCTAAAAAATCCAATTTTTATCTTATCTAAAAAGAATCCATTCATGCTTTCTAGATGGAGTATCCTGTATGTACTCCTTGGATTATTTGCAGGAGTATTCTCAGCAGTATTTTGGAAAATTCTGGAATATCTCACCAAACTTTTAGCAGGTTTCCAAGGGCATTATATTATTCTGATCATGACCTTGTCCGGTTTGGGTATCGGACTCCTCATTTATTTCTTGGGAGAGCCTGGAGAGATCTCATTAGTAATTGATAATATTCGTTTTAGGGGAGGAAAACTCGACCCTAAAAATAATCCTTCGATGAGTTTATCTTCTTTGCTTAGTATTTCTTCCGGAGGAAGTGCAGGACCGGAGGCTCCTCTAGTTCAGATCACTGGATCTTTCGGAAGCTGGTTTGCTGAAAAGATAGGATTAGAAGGAGAAGAGCTTAGATCTATGACCATTGCCGGAATGGCAGCGGGATTCACTTCTTTATTCGGTTCTCCTTTAGGCGGAGCCTTGTTTGCGTTGGAAATCCTACAACATAGACATGTGGTAGAATATTACGAGGCATTACTTCCCGCATTTCTCTCCAGTTGTAGTGCGTATTTTGTATTCTTGTTTATGACTGATATGGGAATAGGACCTACTTGGGAATTCCCACAATATATTCCTGGCGGAATAGAAGATTTCCAATACGCGATCGGTTTCGGGATGGCGGGTGCGATCGTAGGATGGATATTTTATGGAATATTCAGGATTACTAAATTTTCTTTCTCTAAAATAACTCTTCCTATTTTTGTAAAGACTACCATAGGCGGATTACTCTTAGGGTGTATTGCGTATTACGAACCACTCACTCGTTATTTTGGTCATGACCAGTTGAATGAGATCGTAGTCACAAAAGGGAATTGGATCTTTTTCGGGACTCTTGCTTTATTAAAGATCTTGGCGATCAATATTACCGTTTCCAGCGGTTGGAGGGGCGGTATTATTATACCGTTATTCTTCGTTGGAGCTGTGGCAGGTAGATTCTTTATGGATTTTTTCCCTTCTGAAAACGAATCCTTTTTGCTGATCTGTTTGATGGCATCCGTAAATGCATCCGTAACCAAAACACCGATTAGTACTACTATATTGCTTACGGGTTTAACTGGAGTTTCCAATTTTACTCCAGTCTTATTTGCCTCTTTAAGCGGATACTTCTTGTCTCCTAAGGCCCCGTTTATCAGTTCTCAGGCGGATTCAGTTTAA